The following are from one region of the Leptospira kirschneri serovar Cynopteri str. 3522 CT genome:
- the srpC gene encoding sigma factor SigX-regulated lipoprotein SrpC (It has been reported that the expression of three genes, including srpA (LIMLP_06130), srpB (LIMLP_15890), and srpC, (LIMLP_03790), was regulated by the sigma factor SigX (LIMLP_03680) and anti-sigma factor Rsx (LIMLP_03685) in pathogenic species of Leptospira. SrpB and SrpC are paralogs.) produces MAQKNSRFVGLIESTLEDSIMFQKKIAVALLLTLFFANCDSKKDDDSTTNLLLLAAVQSQKPNASGVYAALSMLNGNNNPGQQGAYSNGKASPFSVVPDQTKNCSLGGSMKMSLGNMTQGQGVNGAMILEYTGSKLTFQNCKENVPSAEKGGSSEATTFNGEISRDGRVEAIMDMNNFDQNTGSFAYTMNSTQKMYSDSYSVNGSVYPKVDLTFKVSNGKYAASNMNDVDKATLSVEETVEVTGTIGEEKVKESYTTKYTINLK; encoded by the coding sequence GTGGCACAAAAAAATTCTAGGTTCGTTGGCTTAATTGAATCAACTTTGGAGGATTCAATTATGTTTCAAAAAAAAATAGCAGTTGCACTGCTTCTAACTTTGTTCTTTGCAAACTGCGACAGCAAAAAGGATGATGATTCAACTACCAATTTACTTTTGTTAGCGGCGGTTCAGTCTCAAAAACCCAATGCTTCCGGAGTATATGCGGCTTTAAGTATGTTGAATGGAAATAACAATCCTGGACAACAAGGAGCCTATTCCAATGGAAAAGCATCTCCTTTTTCAGTAGTTCCGGATCAGACCAAGAATTGTTCTTTAGGTGGAAGTATGAAAATGTCATTAGGAAATATGACCCAGGGACAAGGTGTCAATGGAGCAATGATTTTGGAATATACCGGTTCAAAACTTACCTTTCAAAATTGTAAAGAAAATGTTCCTTCGGCGGAAAAGGGAGGAAGTTCTGAGGCTACTACATTTAACGGAGAAATTTCAAGAGACGGTAGAGTAGAAGCTATTATGGACATGAATAATTTCGATCAGAATACCGGTTCATTTGCGTATACCATGAATAGTACTCAAAAAATGTATTCGGATTCTTATTCAGTCAACGGTTCTGTTTACCCTAAAGTAGATCTTACTTTTAAAGTTAGTAACGGGAAGTATGCGGCATCAAACATGAACGATGTTGATAAGGCTACTTTGTCGGTTGAAGAAACAGTGGAAGTTACTGGAACCATTGGAGAAGAAAAAGTAAAAGAATCTTATACTACTAAATATACAATTAATCTTAAGTAA